One stretch of Novosphingobium pentaromativorans US6-1 DNA includes these proteins:
- a CDS encoding ExbD/TolR family protein, with protein sequence MAISTGGGGADSPMSDINTTPLVDVMLVLLIIFLIAVPVAIQTIEKLHIPIIKSVESKDKVENLLLTVSTTDDGGRSAGEPGYTGASRNGECRVYFNNITPVTAEELRDRAFKRLDSIVKREGGAEALMKNPDLIPQVHIRGDVNAPWRCIAGAIYNVQISGYPTVGFISNPVDPNA encoded by the coding sequence ATGGCGATATCCACGGGCGGAGGCGGTGCAGACTCACCGATGTCCGACATCAACACGACGCCGCTCGTCGACGTCATGCTGGTGCTTCTGATCATCTTCCTGATCGCGGTTCCGGTCGCGATCCAGACGATCGAAAAACTGCACATTCCGATCATCAAGTCGGTCGAATCGAAGGACAAGGTCGAGAACCTGCTCCTCACCGTTTCGACCACCGACGATGGCGGACGCAGCGCTGGTGAACCCGGGTACACGGGTGCGTCGCGCAATGGCGAGTGCCGCGTCTACTTCAACAACATCACACCGGTCACTGCGGAAGAACTGCGCGACCGTGCCTTCAAGCGCCTCGACTCGATCGTGAAGCGCGAAGGCGGCGCCGAGGCCCTGATGAAGAATCCGGACCTCATCCCGCAGGTGCACATCCGCGGCGACGTGAACGCCCCGTGGCGTTGCATTGCCGGTGCGATCTACAACGTCCAGATCTCGGGCTACCCGACGGTCGGGTTCATCTCGAACCCCGTCGACCCGAACGCCTGA
- a CDS encoding ExbD/TolR family protein, translated as MAMSGGKDDGAPMMEMNTTPLIDVMLVLLIMFIITIPVATHSIDIDLPVATPPDSTPPPVDPVRNKVVLTSDDKIMWNGNQIDGATLQRLLVDTTNIDPEPELQFQPEPQASYDLSAKVLQVIKASKVSKFGFVGNEQYAEFGK; from the coding sequence ATGGCAATGTCAGGCGGCAAGGATGATGGCGCCCCGATGATGGAAATGAACACGACGCCGTTGATCGACGTCATGCTCGTGCTCCTCATCATGTTCATCATCACCATCCCGGTTGCGACCCACTCGATCGACATCGATCTGCCGGTCGCGACTCCCCCGGACTCGACGCCTCCGCCGGTCGACCCGGTCCGCAACAAGGTCGTCCTCACCTCGGACGACAAGATCATGTGGAACGGCAACCAGATCGACGGCGCAACCCTGCAGCGCCTGCTCGTGGATACGACCAACATCGATCCCGAGCCGGAACTGCAGTTCCAGCCGGAGCCGCAGGCCAGCTACGATCTCTCGGCCAAGGTGCTGCAAGTGATCAAGGCTTCGAAGGTTTCGAAGTTCGGCTTCGTCGGCAACGAACAGTACGCTGAATTCGGCAAGTAA
- a CDS encoding ligase-associated DNA damage response DEXH box helicase, which translates to MSEQAGVPPEIAQWFDGRGWRVRRHQADMLAAADEGRHALLVADTGAGKTLAGFLPTLAAFCPSRLGGMKSAEGLHTLYVSPLKALAHDVQRNLVTPVEEIGLPIRIETRSGDTPSDRKARQRARPPHVLLTTPESLSLLLSYPEAPELFSTLQRVVIDEVHAFATGKRGDLLALSLARLQALAPAMQRAALSATLADPDSYRGWLAPWGDIDTVALVAGEAGAEPDVSILLPRDERIPWSGHAATWAIDQLYEKIRAHRTTLVFTNTRFLAEYIFQCLWDANEDKLPIGIHHGSLSKEARRKVEGAMARGELRALVCTASLDLGIDWGDIDLVVQMGAPKGSSRLLQRIGRANHRLDSPSEAILVPGNRFEFFEAFAAQEAVREGRRDGEGFRPGGLDVLAQHVMAIACSGPFREEDVLSEVRSTQAYAWVDEAIFARVLDFVATGGYALRSYDRFRRIVKDRDGTWRLTHPEHAARHRLNAGIIVDAEMLDVRFRNGRSLGKVEEGFGASLEPGDTFRFAGMDLEVESLKDLDLVVRAAKRSATIPSYMGQRMPISTHLADRVREMLADRAGWARFPDDVREWLEVQDWRSHLPAPGRLLVESFPHRGLAYTTYYTFEGWPANQSLGMLVTRRMEDRGLGPLGFVATDYALSIWGLKPVEDPAVLLSPDILTDEFVDWVQQSYLLRRAFREVAVISGLVERQHPGKRKSGRQVTFSTDLIYDVLRKYEPDHLLIEAAWADARSRMTDVARVADVLDRAAREIDHIRLDRISPLSVPVLSMIGRESLPSGAADDELLHEAESLASLAMRVDPALDE; encoded by the coding sequence ATGAGTGAGCAAGCGGGAGTCCCGCCCGAGATTGCGCAATGGTTCGATGGCCGCGGCTGGCGCGTCCGGCGCCATCAGGCCGACATGCTTGCGGCTGCGGACGAGGGGCGCCATGCGCTGCTCGTGGCCGATACCGGGGCCGGCAAGACCCTTGCAGGGTTTCTGCCGACGCTGGCGGCCTTCTGCCCGTCGCGGTTGGGAGGGATGAAGTCTGCAGAGGGTCTCCACACGCTCTACGTCTCTCCGCTCAAGGCGCTGGCACACGACGTGCAGCGCAACCTCGTTACCCCGGTCGAGGAAATCGGTCTGCCGATCCGGATCGAGACCCGCAGCGGCGATACGCCTTCGGACCGCAAGGCCCGCCAGCGCGCCCGCCCGCCGCATGTCCTGCTGACGACACCGGAATCGCTTTCGCTGCTTTTGAGCTACCCCGAGGCGCCGGAGCTGTTCTCGACCCTGCAGCGGGTGGTGATCGACGAGGTGCACGCCTTCGCCACGGGCAAGCGCGGCGATCTGCTGGCGCTCTCGCTCGCGCGGCTGCAGGCACTGGCGCCCGCGATGCAGCGCGCGGCACTTTCGGCGACCCTGGCGGATCCGGATTCCTATCGCGGCTGGCTGGCACCCTGGGGCGACATCGATACGGTCGCGCTTGTCGCGGGCGAAGCCGGGGCCGAACCCGATGTTTCGATCCTGCTCCCGCGCGACGAGCGCATTCCCTGGAGCGGGCATGCGGCGACATGGGCGATCGACCAGCTCTACGAGAAGATCCGCGCCCACCGCACGACGCTGGTGTTCACCAACACGCGCTTCCTTGCCGAGTACATCTTCCAGTGCCTCTGGGATGCCAACGAGGACAAGCTGCCCATCGGCATCCACCACGGTTCCCTGTCGAAGGAGGCACGTCGCAAGGTCGAAGGCGCGATGGCGCGGGGCGAGTTGCGGGCGCTCGTCTGCACGGCCAGTCTCGACCTCGGCATCGATTGGGGCGATATCGACCTTGTCGTCCAGATGGGGGCGCCCAAGGGCTCCTCTCGCCTGCTGCAGCGCATCGGCAGGGCGAACCACCGTCTCGACAGCCCGAGCGAGGCCATACTGGTCCCGGGCAACCGCTTCGAGTTCTTCGAGGCATTCGCCGCGCAGGAGGCGGTGCGTGAAGGCCGGCGCGATGGCGAGGGGTTCCGTCCGGGCGGGTTGGACGTCCTGGCCCAGCACGTCATGGCCATTGCCTGTTCCGGTCCGTTTCGGGAGGAAGACGTCCTGTCCGAAGTACGCTCCACCCAGGCCTATGCATGGGTCGACGAAGCGATCTTCGCCCGGGTGCTCGATTTCGTGGCGACCGGGGGCTACGCGCTGCGCTCCTACGACCGCTTTCGCCGGATCGTGAAGGACCGGGACGGCACCTGGCGGTTGACCCATCCCGAGCACGCGGCGCGCCACCGGCTCAACGCCGGGATCATCGTCGATGCCGAGATGCTGGATGTGCGCTTCCGCAACGGGCGCTCGCTGGGCAAGGTGGAGGAGGGCTTCGGCGCTAGCCTGGAGCCGGGCGATACCTTCCGCTTTGCCGGGATGGATCTCGAAGTGGAATCGCTCAAGGATCTCGACCTTGTCGTCCGGGCGGCGAAGCGTTCGGCGACGATCCCCAGTTACATGGGCCAGCGCATGCCGATTTCGACCCATCTGGCGGATCGGGTCCGTGAGATGCTGGCAGACCGCGCGGGCTGGGCGCGCTTTCCCGATGACGTGCGCGAATGGCTCGAAGTGCAGGACTGGCGTTCGCACCTGCCGGCTCCAGGACGTCTTCTGGTCGAGAGCTTCCCCCATCGCGGATTGGCCTACACGACGTACTATACTTTCGAAGGCTGGCCGGCGAACCAGTCGCTCGGGATGCTGGTGACGCGGCGCATGGAGGATCGCGGCCTCGGCCCTCTCGGGTTTGTCGCGACGGACTACGCGCTGTCGATCTGGGGCCTCAAGCCGGTGGAAGATCCGGCGGTGCTGCTTTCACCGGACATCCTTACGGACGAATTCGTCGATTGGGTTCAGCAGTCCTACCTGTTGCGCCGCGCCTTCCGCGAAGTCGCGGTCATCTCCGGCCTCGTCGAGCGGCAGCATCCTGGCAAGCGCAAGTCGGGGCGGCAGGTGACCTTCTCGACCGATCTTATCTACGACGTCCTGCGCAAGTACGAGCCCGACCACCTGCTGATCGAGGCTGCCTGGGCCGATGCCCGCTCACGTATGACCGACGTGGCGCGCGTGGCGGACGTTCTCGACCGGGCGGCGCGAGAGATCGATCATATCCGGCTCGACCGGATCAGCCCGCTGTCGGTTCCCGTGCTCTCGATGATCGGGCGCGAGAGCCTGCCCTCGGGCGCGGCGGACGACGAACTCCTGCATGAAGCGGAGAGCCTGGCCTCGCTTGCCATGCGGGTCGATCCGGCGCTCGATGAATAG
- a CDS encoding MgtC/SapB family protein has translation MIAIADTDHLTAAGVGLALGLLVGLQRGWALRDRPEGSRFAGIRTFALIGLGGSLAGLLYANAKGPATTLLVAICALVILGYERATRNSQRIDGTSGVVALLTLACGFLVGTGEELLGIVIAVVMVLILAMRTQLHGWIERLSEKEMLSIARFALIALVILPLLPDKSFGPYEAWNPRKLWLVVVLVSGFSFAGYFAARILGPTRGILATAAAGSFVSSTAVTASLANKLKEGTQGTMIVAAGISLASVVMFIRVLALVSVLAPPALTELAQIVAPGMAVSLVLTLWYLRRSAQEKREKGGHEVEMRNPFDIGPALLLTALVMALTVAAQWVLQHYGDRELAIVLALSGALDVDSAIITLGNLPTGTLAPRTAGLVLAVPVVLNTLFKAFVASSVGGWHKGKHGTLPLIACAVPVTVTALLMI, from the coding sequence ATGATAGCGATTGCCGACACCGATCACCTGACCGCCGCCGGTGTCGGTCTCGCACTGGGGTTGCTTGTGGGCCTGCAGCGCGGCTGGGCCCTGCGCGACCGTCCGGAAGGCTCGCGCTTCGCCGGGATCCGCACTTTCGCTCTCATCGGCCTGGGTGGCAGCCTCGCGGGCCTGCTCTATGCCAATGCCAAGGGGCCGGCCACGACGCTGCTGGTGGCGATCTGCGCGCTGGTGATCCTCGGTTACGAGCGAGCGACGCGCAACTCGCAGCGGATCGACGGCACCTCCGGCGTGGTCGCCCTGCTCACGCTCGCCTGCGGTTTTCTCGTAGGTACCGGAGAGGAACTGCTGGGCATCGTCATCGCGGTCGTGATGGTCCTCATCCTGGCCATGCGTACCCAGTTGCACGGCTGGATCGAGCGCCTGAGCGAAAAGGAGATGCTCTCCATCGCGCGCTTCGCGCTGATTGCGCTCGTCATTCTTCCGCTGCTGCCGGACAAGTCGTTCGGCCCCTACGAAGCATGGAACCCGCGCAAGCTCTGGCTCGTCGTCGTGCTCGTCTCGGGCTTCTCCTTCGCGGGCTATTTCGCCGCACGCATCCTCGGGCCAACCCGCGGCATTCTCGCGACCGCGGCAGCCGGTTCGTTCGTTTCGTCGACGGCCGTTACCGCCTCGCTCGCCAACAAGCTGAAGGAAGGCACGCAGGGAACCATGATCGTGGCCGCCGGGATCTCGCTGGCGTCCGTGGTCATGTTCATACGCGTGCTCGCGCTCGTGAGTGTGCTGGCACCGCCGGCGCTGACCGAACTGGCCCAAATCGTGGCCCCCGGCATGGCTGTCAGCCTCGTCCTGACCTTGTGGTACCTACGGCGATCGGCGCAGGAAAAGCGCGAAAAGGGCGGCCACGAAGTGGAGATGCGCAACCCTTTCGACATCGGGCCTGCCCTGCTCCTGACCGCGCTGGTCATGGCCCTGACGGTGGCGGCGCAATGGGTGCTCCAGCACTACGGCGACCGGGAACTGGCCATCGTCCTCGCATTGTCGGGAGCGCTGGACGTGGATTCCGCAATCATCACCCTGGGCAACCTGCCCACAGGCACATTGGCGCCGAGGACTGCAGGGCTTGTCCTTGCCGTACCGGTCGTCCTCAATACCCTGTTCAAGGCCTTCGTCGCCAGCAGCGTCGGGGGCTGGCACAAGGGCAAGCACGGCACTTTGCCTCTAATCGCCTGCGCCGTTCCGGTAACGGTAACCGCCCTGCTCATGATCTGA
- the pgmG gene encoding phosphoglucomutase/phosphomannomutase PgmG gives MSHRIDPTILREYDIRGVVGETLGPDDARAIGRSFGTLVRRCGGRKVAVGRDGRTSSPMLEAALVEGLVGSGADVVQIGLGPTPMLYFAEATGADIDAGIQITGSHNPPGHNGFKMVLAGKPFFGADIARLGAMAQAGDWDEGAGSVELREVLDAYVARIVEGLGEVPREALSALRIGWDAGNGAAGLALEKLAARLPGQHFLLFTAVDGTFPNHHPDPTEEANLADLKALVAAEGLDFGIAFDGDADRIGVVDGMGRTIWGDQLLMIFAEDLLRMVPGATVIADVKASQALFDAIAGHGGEPLMWKTGHSLMKAKMAETGAPLAGEMSGHVFFAHDFYGYDDALYAAVRLMAASVRLGRSITELRGAMPELLNTPELRFHVDETRKFAAVEEVRRRLAEAGADFVAIDGVRVRTPDGWWLLRASNTQDVLVARAESGTAQGLERLIAEVDAQLAMSGLSRGN, from the coding sequence ATGAGCCATCGCATCGATCCGACGATCCTGCGCGAGTACGACATTCGCGGGGTGGTCGGTGAGACGCTGGGCCCCGACGATGCCCGCGCCATCGGTCGCAGCTTCGGCACGCTCGTGCGTCGCTGCGGGGGGCGCAAGGTCGCGGTGGGGCGTGACGGTCGGACCAGTTCGCCGATGCTGGAGGCCGCGCTGGTCGAGGGGCTCGTGGGCAGCGGCGCGGATGTCGTGCAGATCGGCCTGGGGCCGACGCCGATGCTCTACTTTGCCGAAGCCACAGGGGCGGACATCGACGCAGGCATCCAGATCACCGGCAGCCACAACCCGCCCGGGCACAACGGCTTCAAGATGGTGCTGGCAGGCAAGCCGTTCTTCGGCGCGGATATCGCCCGCCTCGGTGCCATGGCGCAGGCGGGGGACTGGGACGAAGGCGCTGGCAGTGTCGAGCTGCGCGAAGTCCTCGATGCCTACGTCGCCCGCATCGTCGAGGGACTGGGCGAAGTGCCGAGGGAGGCGCTGTCCGCGCTGCGGATCGGCTGGGATGCCGGAAACGGCGCTGCCGGGCTGGCGCTGGAAAAGCTGGCGGCGCGCTTGCCGGGGCAGCATTTCCTGCTCTTCACTGCTGTCGACGGCACCTTTCCCAACCACCATCCCGACCCGACCGAGGAAGCCAATCTGGCCGACCTCAAGGCGCTGGTCGCTGCCGAGGGCCTCGATTTCGGGATCGCCTTCGACGGCGATGCCGACCGCATCGGCGTCGTCGATGGCATGGGACGGACGATTTGGGGTGACCAACTGCTCATGATCTTTGCCGAAGACCTGCTGCGCATGGTGCCCGGTGCGACCGTCATCGCTGACGTCAAGGCGTCGCAGGCCCTGTTTGACGCGATTGCCGGGCATGGCGGTGAGCCGCTGATGTGGAAGACAGGCCATTCGCTGATGAAGGCGAAAATGGCCGAGACGGGAGCACCGCTGGCAGGAGAGATGAGCGGCCATGTCTTTTTCGCGCATGACTTCTATGGCTACGACGATGCACTCTATGCCGCGGTCCGGTTGATGGCCGCTTCAGTGCGGCTGGGGCGCTCGATCACCGAATTGCGCGGGGCCATGCCGGAACTGCTCAACACGCCCGAACTGCGCTTCCATGTCGACGAGACCCGCAAGTTCGCGGCGGTCGAGGAAGTGCGCCGCCGCCTCGCCGAAGCGGGGGCGGATTTCGTCGCGATCGATGGTGTACGGGTCAGGACACCGGACGGCTGGTGGCTGCTGCGGGCGTCCAACACGCAGGACGTGCTGGTCGCCCGCGCCGAAAGCGGGACGGCGCAAGGGCTGGAGCGGCTCATCGCCGAGGTCGACGCACAGCTTGCCATGTCGGGTCTTTCGCGGGGGAATTGA
- a CDS encoding J domain-containing protein has protein sequence MKFLWLAALACIAWKMAFGRWPWESRKRSGKAFPRARARALLGVSEGASRKDILEAHRRLIAQVHPDRGGSSEKVHEANEARDILLANLPQDSTPQP, from the coding sequence ATGAAGTTCCTGTGGCTGGCGGCGCTGGCCTGCATTGCCTGGAAAATGGCTTTCGGGCGCTGGCCATGGGAATCGCGCAAGCGCAGCGGCAAGGCCTTCCCGCGCGCGCGGGCCCGGGCCCTGCTGGGCGTGTCGGAAGGCGCCAGCCGCAAGGATATCCTCGAAGCGCACCGGCGGCTGATCGCGCAAGTGCACCCTGATCGGGGCGGGTCGAGCGAAAAGGTCCACGAAGCCAACGAAGCGCGCGATATCCTGCTGGCCAACCTGCCGCAGGACAGCACCCCCCAGCCATGA
- a CDS encoding division plane positioning ATPase MipZ → MTAHRIVFANEKGGTGKSTTAVHVAIGLAYQGAKVAAIDLDPRQRTLFRYLENRVETEQRREIALPGARFAVYDGDDVNELDALSEEIAEGYDFLIFDTPGRDDVFARHVATTADTLVTPLNDSFVDFDLIGQVESESFRVKKLSFYAELMWETRKKRGLKTIQDGRRELDWVVVRNRVQHVEARNMRRLDEALKELSKRVGFRIASGLSERVIYRELFPSGLTLLDKGHLGELGTSHLVARQELRSLVAGLNLPVPARDKGQLELASQA, encoded by the coding sequence GTGACAGCGCATCGCATCGTCTTCGCCAACGAAAAGGGCGGTACCGGCAAGTCCACTACCGCCGTCCACGTAGCCATCGGCCTTGCCTATCAGGGTGCGAAAGTGGCCGCGATCGATCTCGATCCGCGCCAGCGCACCCTGTTCCGCTATCTGGAAAACCGCGTGGAAACCGAACAGCGACGCGAGATCGCGCTGCCCGGCGCGCGTTTTGCGGTTTACGATGGCGACGACGTGAACGAACTCGACGCGCTTTCCGAGGAAATCGCCGAGGGCTACGATTTCCTGATCTTCGATACGCCCGGCCGTGACGATGTCTTCGCCCGCCACGTGGCGACGACCGCGGACACGCTCGTCACCCCGCTGAACGACAGCTTCGTCGATTTCGACCTCATCGGCCAGGTCGAGAGCGAGAGCTTCCGCGTGAAGAAGTTGTCCTTCTATGCAGAGCTCATGTGGGAAACGCGCAAGAAGCGCGGATTGAAGACGATCCAGGATGGTCGGCGCGAGTTGGACTGGGTGGTGGTGCGCAACCGCGTCCAGCACGTCGAGGCGCGCAACATGCGCCGTCTCGACGAGGCCCTGAAGGAATTGTCCAAGCGAGTGGGCTTCCGCATCGCCAGCGGCCTTTCGGAACGCGTCATCTACCGTGAGCTGTTTCCCTCGGGCCTGACCCTGCTCGACAAGGGCCACCTGGGCGAACTGGGCACCAGCCATCTCGTCGCCCGGCAGGAGCTGCGCAGCCTCGTCGCCGGCCTGAATCTGCCGGTGCCGGCCCGCGACAAGGGCCAACTCGAGCTCGCGTCGCAGGCATGA
- the panC gene encoding pantoate--beta-alanine ligase yields MQTVHRLDPLRRAVDALRTRGSLALVPTMGALHEGHLTLVREAKSRADHVAVSIFVNPLQFGAGEDLDAYPRQLERDSALLQAEGVDLLWAPTVDAMYPDGFASNISISGVSEGFCGASRPGHFDGVATVVCKLFNQVRPDFALFGAKDWQQLAVIRRMARDLDLTLPLADNIIGVETVREADGLAMSSRNAYLTPEQRGQAATLPSAMKTAIAAIESGETIAAALAQLEATLLAGGFSAIDYARIADADTLVPLDARSQRPMRLLVAARIGRARLIDNMAVQPQ; encoded by the coding sequence ATGCAAACCGTCCACAGACTTGATCCACTACGCCGTGCAGTCGACGCTCTGCGCACGCGTGGATCGCTCGCCCTCGTTCCGACCATGGGAGCGCTTCATGAAGGCCATCTGACACTCGTTCGCGAGGCCAAGTCCCGGGCGGACCATGTCGCGGTCTCGATCTTCGTCAACCCGCTGCAATTCGGCGCAGGTGAGGATCTCGATGCCTATCCCCGCCAGTTGGAGCGCGATTCGGCACTGCTGCAGGCCGAAGGCGTTGACTTGCTGTGGGCGCCCACCGTCGATGCCATGTACCCGGACGGCTTTGCCAGCAACATCTCGATCTCGGGCGTGAGCGAAGGTTTCTGCGGCGCCTCGCGCCCCGGCCACTTCGATGGCGTCGCAACCGTCGTGTGCAAGCTGTTCAACCAGGTCCGGCCCGATTTCGCCCTGTTCGGCGCCAAGGACTGGCAGCAGCTGGCCGTCATCCGCCGCATGGCCCGGGACCTCGACCTCACCCTGCCCCTGGCCGACAACATCATCGGCGTGGAGACCGTGCGCGAGGCGGATGGTCTCGCGATGTCCTCGCGCAATGCGTACCTCACCCCCGAGCAGCGCGGGCAGGCCGCCACCCTGCCCTCGGCGATGAAGACCGCCATCGCGGCCATCGAATCAGGCGAGACCATCGCCGCCGCCCTCGCGCAACTGGAGGCCACGCTACTGGCCGGCGGGTTCTCCGCCATCGACTATGCCCGGATCGCCGATGCCGACACCCTCGTTCCGCTCGACGCGCGCAGCCAGAGGCCGATGCGCCTGCTGGTCGCGGCAAGGATCGGCAGGGCGCGTCTGATAGACAACATGGCGGTTCAGCCACAGTAA
- a CDS encoding CsgG/HfaB family protein: protein MKKLACALGAIAVAALPHVATAADKSSARKQQEQGTRDIPRCTKNLGTVGIVEPENQWWRELSLGSPEAILRVFVQRSGCFTLVNRGRSLQSSAMERALAEQGELQRGSNIGKGQIKAADYFLQPDIVSTNSNSGGGGVGGILGSVGGGLFGRGFGAVAGGLNVKKGEANVTLSIVNSRTTVEEALTEGYARKSDISFGGGGLFGGNTFGGVAGGGYQNTKIGQIIVLAYLDAYTKLVTQLGGLPEDAAAAAPAAR from the coding sequence ATGAAAAAGCTTGCCTGCGCACTTGGCGCAATCGCAGTCGCTGCCTTGCCGCATGTTGCAACGGCGGCCGACAAGTCTTCGGCCCGCAAGCAGCAGGAACAGGGAACCCGCGACATTCCGCGCTGCACCAAGAACCTGGGCACCGTCGGAATTGTGGAGCCCGAAAACCAGTGGTGGCGCGAACTGAGCCTGGGCAGCCCCGAGGCCATCCTGCGCGTCTTCGTCCAGCGCTCGGGCTGCTTTACACTCGTCAATCGCGGCCGTTCACTGCAGAGCAGCGCCATGGAACGCGCCCTGGCCGAACAGGGCGAGCTGCAAAGGGGCTCGAACATCGGCAAGGGCCAGATCAAGGCAGCCGACTATTTCCTGCAGCCTGACATCGTCAGCACCAATTCCAACTCGGGCGGTGGCGGCGTCGGCGGCATCCTTGGCAGTGTCGGCGGCGGCCTGTTCGGTCGCGGCTTCGGCGCGGTGGCAGGCGGCCTCAACGTCAAGAAGGGCGAGGCGAACGTGACGCTTTCCATCGTCAATTCGCGCACGACGGTCGAGGAGGCGCTGACCGAGGGCTATGCCCGCAAGTCCGACATCAGCTTCGGTGGCGGCGGCCTGTTCGGCGGCAACACTTTCGGCGGCGTTGCCGGTGGCGGCTACCAGAACACCAAGATTGGCCAGATCATCGTGCTTGCCTACCTCGATGCCTATACCAAGCTGGTGACCCAGCTTGGCGGTCTGCCCGAGGACGCGGCAGCAGCAGCGCCCGCCGCGCGGTGA
- a CDS encoding sensor domain-containing diguanylate cyclase yields the protein MGRVADTIRAAVTLRSASKAIAAAGLYFALAASTIHLTSYEGSIATVWPANAVVVAMMLQRPRGEWPLYLLAALLGNGAANMAVRGAGVGSLMLGLSNLPEILIAAWGLRRGVSADNKLLHDKGSVIRFIFWSGLLAPAASTGFGALTAYLMFGQPIGESVAIWFAADALGLLVFTPFFHCLFAGQYLQCFRSKSGAERLQTLALQAVVVVVAAAVFRQSDFPLLFVPILPLILVTFRLGWLGTNLAVMLIAAIGAVATMHGAGPVSLVSWQGFWVEAAFFQVYLAFLLLTNMPIAASLDERRALLDKLAQRERAIHVLAESSSVLLVNFSPAGRVTQVAGDAVSIFGRSAQDLIGEDILDLQEVCADALMSAHVEAIDNPQGRAIAEIELEDGRWIEATFCACYDSEGQFAGSIATILDATRRKLRERQLADAAHTDELTGVLNRAGFMERFEAAIADERTTGISLALIDVDRFKSINDDFGHPAGDAVLREIAARLVSEVRDTDLVGRLGGDEFVILLRTGSTEVAQGICRRIVDRVASEAVYLPFGQDISAQISCGLVYHIAGLGVEDMIHNADAALYAAKRSGRNQLQVAA from the coding sequence ATGGGAAGGGTCGCAGATACAATCAGGGCAGCCGTGACGCTCCGTTCGGCGAGCAAGGCGATCGCGGCGGCGGGGCTCTATTTCGCGCTGGCGGCTTCGACGATCCATCTTACCAGTTACGAAGGCAGCATTGCCACGGTCTGGCCGGCCAATGCCGTTGTCGTGGCCATGATGCTGCAGCGGCCCCGGGGAGAATGGCCGCTCTACCTGCTTGCCGCCTTGCTGGGCAATGGCGCGGCCAACATGGCCGTGCGCGGCGCCGGGGTCGGTTCGCTCATGCTCGGCCTGTCGAATCTTCCTGAAATCCTGATCGCTGCCTGGGGACTGCGGCGGGGCGTCAGCGCGGACAACAAGCTCCTTCACGACAAGGGTTCGGTGATCCGGTTCATATTCTGGAGCGGGCTCTTGGCGCCGGCAGCCAGCACGGGCTTCGGGGCCCTGACTGCCTACCTCATGTTCGGACAGCCGATCGGCGAGTCTGTCGCCATCTGGTTCGCCGCCGATGCGCTCGGCCTGCTGGTCTTCACGCCATTCTTCCATTGCCTCTTTGCAGGCCAGTACCTGCAATGTTTCCGCTCGAAGTCCGGGGCCGAACGTCTCCAGACACTTGCACTGCAGGCTGTAGTGGTCGTGGTTGCCGCAGCCGTTTTTCGGCAAAGCGATTTCCCGTTGCTCTTCGTGCCGATCTTGCCGCTGATTCTCGTCACGTTTCGGCTTGGGTGGTTGGGTACGAACCTGGCCGTCATGCTGATCGCGGCAATCGGCGCCGTTGCCACGATGCATGGCGCCGGGCCGGTGTCTCTTGTTTCATGGCAGGGCTTCTGGGTCGAAGCCGCGTTCTTTCAGGTCTATCTCGCCTTCCTCTTGCTTACCAACATGCCGATCGCGGCATCGCTCGACGAGCGCCGCGCCTTGCTGGACAAGCTGGCCCAGCGTGAGCGGGCGATCCACGTGCTGGCGGAAAGCTCTTCGGTGCTTCTCGTCAATTTCTCGCCTGCTGGGCGGGTGACGCAGGTCGCGGGCGATGCCGTTTCGATTTTCGGCCGCTCTGCGCAGGACCTCATCGGTGAGGATATCCTGGATTTGCAGGAGGTCTGCGCCGATGCGCTGATGAGCGCGCACGTCGAGGCCATCGACAATCCGCAAGGCCGGGCCATCGCAGAGATAGAGCTGGAAGACGGACGCTGGATCGAGGCGACGTTCTGCGCTTGCTATGACAGCGAGGGCCAGTTCGCAGGTTCGATTGCAACGATCCTCGATGCCACGCGGCGCAAGCTGCGCGAACGGCAACTTGCCGATGCAGCCCATACCGATGAGCTGACAGGCGTGCTCAATCGCGCCGGTTTCATGGAGCGCTTCGAGGCCGCCATCGCCGACGAGCGCACAACGGGCATCAGCCTCGCCCTGATCGATGTCGACCGCTTCAAGTCGATCAACGATGATTTCGGCCATCCGGCTGGCGATGCCGTGCTCAGGGAGATCGCTGCGCGTCTGGTGAGCGAAGTGCGCGACACAGATCTGGTCGGCCGGCTGGGAGGCGACGAATTCGTCATTCTCCTGCGTACAGGCAGTACCGAAGTGGCTCAGGGGATCTGCAGGCGCATCGTGGATCGCGTGGCGAGCGAAGCAGTATATCTGCCTTTCGGACAGGACATCAGTGCGCAGATCAGCTGCGGGCTGGTCTATCACATCGCCGGCCTGGGTGTGGAGGACATGATCCACAATGCGGACGCGGCGCTCTACGCGGCGAAGCGTTCGGGCCGCAATCAACTGCAGGTTGCGGCCTGA